One genomic region from Nymphaea colorata isolate Beijing-Zhang1983 chromosome 10, ASM883128v2, whole genome shotgun sequence encodes:
- the LOC116261670 gene encoding uncharacterized protein LOC116261670 — MTHKPFSRHSLESCTLKLNRWKPFFLSAESQKSDSPSRDPTSSSSITTNKQKPKAPDGLVNLPTKKQCLSDRPMNPQTSISKNMEFVEFASPTTLIDTNDSNQQSKKMVVGFRHPWKRRRRGSRSASGRSSGDRSRTAVAAASASDFPIWAGTDSSGELFFNCDQNWVSDDSKGSGRKEGKDVVGGGENVCSSSYQLQGVVDSQNNESGYVSEPGYRGDVEYGYGDELDEEEDDSRILFWGDSGAADMEVEERMEDVGANAFSEQKSHHRCRRKKHEYRMVVS; from the exons ATGACGCACAAACCTTTCTCCCGCCATTCCCTAGAGTCCTGCACCCTGAAGCTCAATAGATGGAAGCCTTTCTTCCTCTCTGCTGAATCCCAGAAATCGGATTCCCCAAGCAGGGACCCtacttcatcttcttccataACCACGAATAAGCAGAAGCCCAAGGCCCCAGATGGTCTTGTCAACCTCCCTACCAAGAAACAGTGCCTCTCGGACCGACCCATGAACCCCCAGACCTCCATCTCAAAGAATATGGAATTCGTGGAATTCGCCAGCCCCACCACCCTCATCGATACTAATGATTCCAATCAGCAGTCCAAGAAGATGGTGGTGGGTTTCCGCCACCCGTGGAAACGAAGGCGCCGGGGTTCGCGATCTGCCTCTGGACGCAGCAGCGGCGATCGGAGCCGGACGGCGGTTGCCGCGGCCTCCGCTTCGGATTTCCCCATCTGGGCAGGGACGGATTCGAGCGGGGAGCTGTTTTTCAATTGCGATCAAAATTGGGTTTCCGACGACTCCAAGGGTTCTGGCAGGAAGGAGGGGAAGGATGTAGTCGGTGGAGGGGAAAATGTTTGCTCTTCAAGTTACCAGTTGCAAGGGGTTGTTGATTCCCAGAACAACGAGTCTGGGTATGTGAGCGAGCCAGGGTATAGAGGGGACGTGGAGTATGGCTATGGCGATGAGCTTGATGAAGAGGAGGATGATTCGCGTATTTTGTTTTGGGGCGACTCTGGCGCCGCCGATATGGAAGTTGAAG AGAGGATGGAAGATGTTGGTGCCAATGCATTTTCAGAGCAAAAGAGTCATCACAGATGTAGACGGAAGAAGCATGAATATAGAATGGTCGTCTCTTAG
- the LOC116262390 gene encoding putative E3 ubiquitin-protein ligase LIN-1 produces the protein MASFLSSASSSFSATTNFQRLDLNSLRALIILVDDFMSQLLMHPEQRKSLKLRCASKLNIRKKQEFFEFADHSVISNLYWGIEKIEAALKITKFCESRIICLQKAEEMLQIPALLDEHGKTGAASNQYIVACAYFYLSLVWKLRSEELQMTSHFLQAMLVSPRDIRKEFAPSLWKQIFVYQSPVGENMCDLQGSPNLESLDEYCENAIDETARQQARRYKDWLMYYQVVFYGEGASWQLFTCSEEVHEYRYQETGMEHLGFCQQAEKEAFQEAMANMNDSPVAFPVNNSSVHVSKGSDHYLNMSVFERKLFRQHLIPVLKCTNKCPLGSRRCLLQETNGMNKAFSMSGRPDSPISDFNFSDSELSTTDLQYLFDLSDNVTNIFPTSNIIFPPGSRREKTLASRRMNENINYSGRCTCMEPEKDKFYPFNHNMRSPWKNIDFAEGEKIHGLVNLKSNSDICTEIQERFETAVSALCFSKELGNSENAILEVSTIWGKLENEILERCIMLQEVVLSQLIHLILTSKVEEVIRACISILSSLILKEGSTLNYIKKKNMDMHALANALNKKIYEAAILIYLLHPTTEEVKSLEILPTLVEVICNADLYKNGPISIPLVPAVAALMMIERLVTAFDDATNNMHITAILSLRILPGLVNLISSTNLEERISLASILVRCMRSDGGCRNFLAQVTPMAPFIRLLQSKEEHARCVILEFLYEILRLPRSSAVGLLRQIRQEGHSNIMHTLVACIQQLQLEHKLFAASLLLELDIMEDAAGKSVFREEAMEVLLKSVSSDQSTKAQTMAASILANLGGSYTITGEPSTIAWLIKKAGLSSSTHRSMIKSLDISDQSLQELDSESWCRKISRSIILMGNPLFHALGKGLQSKSLRVSRDCLIAVARMGYEFASLGNSLQDSACDTILAGIARFLHPGSELEERLLACLFLFNYASSQGMQKLVNISEQLRESLRRLSNVTWVAEELAKAIDYSIPLNLEKSISYGHTQFLEFGQKNSGAVHALTYYKGQLHSGHSDGTIKVWDIKGRSVKLVHEVKEHRKTVTCFGLFEPGDSLLSGSMDKTIRIWQMVKHKLECLAVVEMKEPIQRVEAHDRLFYAITRSRGLKVCDASGIIKVVCKNKNLRTLFVEKNKIYLGCRDSSVQEIDLVTDQRREIESPAKGWWMKNRPINSLLVYRDLLYTAGASVKGSNIKVRRRQNGSLVTMATAGKRTVIRTMTVVEDFMYLSCKSSPSIVQVWLREKQQKVGAFSAGSKITSLMVANDIVICGTQMGMIKAWIPS, from the exons ATGGCTTCCTTTCTCTCATCTGCTTCCTCCTCATTCTCGGCTACCACCAACTTTCAAAGATTAGACCTGAATTCCTTAAGGGCATTGATAATCTTAGTTGATGACTTCATGTCCCAGCTCCTCATGCACCCGGAGCAACGTAAATCTCTGAAGCTCAGATGTGCTTCTAAGCTCAATATTCGGAAGAAGCAGGAGTTTTTTGAGTTCGCTGACCATTCTGTCATCTCCAACCTCTACTGGGGAATTGAAAAAATCGAAGCAGCACTCAAGATCACGAAGTTCTGTGAGTCGAGAATTATCTGCTTGCAGAAAGCCGAGGAAATGCTGCAAATACCAGCACTCTTGGATGAACATGGGAAAACAGGGGCTGCTTCGAATCAGTACATTGTAGCATGTGCTTATTTCTATCTCTCCCTGGTTTGGAAGCTCAGGAGTGAGGAACTTCAGATGACGTCCCACTTTCTTCAAGCAATGTTGGTCTCACCACGTGACATCCGCAAAGAATTTGCACCCTCTCTTTGGAAACAGATTTTTGTATACCAAAGTCCTGTGGGAGAGAACATGTGCGATCTGCAAGGGAGTCCAAATCTCGAGTCGCTTGATGAGTATTGTGAGAATGCAATTGATGAAACAGCAAGACAGCAGGCTCGCAGGTACAAAGATTGGTTGATGTATTACCAAGTTGTCTTCTATGGAGAGGGCGCCTCCTGGCAGCTATTTACCTGCAGCGAAGAAGTGCATGAATACCG GTACCAGGAGACAGGCATGGAACATCTGGGTTTTTGTCAACAAGCTGAAAAAGAAGCCTTCCAAGAG GCAATGGCGAACATGAATGACAGTCCAGTAGCATTCCCAGTCAATAATTCTAGTGTTCATGTATCAAAGGGCTCTGACCACTATCTGAATATGAGTGTCTTTGAGAG AAAGCTGTTCAGACAACATTTGATTCCAGTGTTGAAGTGCACAAACAAATGTCCGCTGGGATCTAGAAGATGCCTACTGCAAGAAACCAATGGAATGAATAAAGCGTTCTCCATGTCTGGCAGACCAGATAGCCCTATCAGTGACTTCAACTTCTCTGACTCAGAACTCAGCACCACTGATCTACAATATTTGTTTGACTTGTCTGATAACGTAACCAACATTTTTCCAACAAGCAATATTATCTTTCCACCAGGCAGCAGAAGGGAGAAAACTTTAGCTAGCAGAAGAATGAACGAGAATATCAATTATTCAGGCCGCTGCACGTGCATGGAACCTGAGAAGGACAAATTCTATCCTTTCAATCATAATATGAGGTCTCCATGGAAAAACATAGATTTTGCAGAAGGGGAAAAGATACATGGCCTTGTAAACTTGAAATCCAACAGTGACATCTGCACAGAAATACAAGAAAGATTTGAAACTGCAGTATCAGCATTATGCTTCTCAAAGGAGCTGGGGAATAGTGAAAATGCTATTTTAGAAGTTTCAACTATTTGgggaaaattagaaaatgaaattctAGAAAGATGTATAATGCTACAGGAAGTGGTGCTTAGCCAACTGATACATCTTATCTTGACATCCAAAGTTGAAGAAGTTATAAGGGCATGCATATCTATTCTGTCATCTTTGATATTGAAAGAAGGCTCCACACTCAATTacatcaagaagaaaaacatggaCATGCATGCACTAGCTAATGCTTTAAACAAGAAGATATATGAGGCAGCTATCCTAATTTATTTATTACATCCAACTACAGAAGAGGTAAAATCACTAGAGATTTTGCCAACACTAGTGGAGGTTATATGCAATGCTGATCTTTATAAAAATGGACCAATATCTATTCCTCTAGTTCCTGCTGTGGCAGCATTAATGATGATAGAAAGATTGGTAACAGCATTTGATGATGCAACTAACAACATGCATATAACAGCAATATTATCATTAAGAATTCTCCCTGGACTTGTGAACCTCATCAGTTCTACGAATCTTGAGGAAAGGATCTCTTTGGCATCCATATTGGTGAGGTGCATGAGGTCAGATGGAGGCTGTAGAAACTTTTTGGCACAAGTAACACCCATGGCTCCATTTATCCGACTACTTCAGAGTAAAGAAGAACATGCAAGATGCGTTATACTTGAGTTCTTATATGAAATTCTCCGTTTACCAAG GTCATCAGCTGTAGGTCTATTACGTCAAATACGACAAGAAGGTCATTCCAACATCATGCACACATTGGTTGCCTGCATACAGCAACTACAACTTGAGCACAAACTTTTTGCAGCAAGTTTGTTGCTTGAGCTAGATATTATG GAAGATGCAGCTGGTAAGAGTGTATTCAGAGAAGAAGCCATGGAGGTCCTGCTTAAATCGGTTTCATCTGACCAAAGCACCAAGGCACAGACAATGGCAGCTTCTATTCTAGCGAATTTAGGAGGCAGTTATACTATTACAGGAGAACCATCTACAATTGCATGGCTAATCAAGAAAGCAGGCTTAAGCTCTTCTACACATAGGAGCATGATAAAAAGTCTAGATATATCAGACCAAAGCTTACAG GAACTAGATTCTGAAAGTTGGTGCCGAAAGATCTCAAGAAGCATTATTCTTATGGGGAATCCATTATTTCATGCACTAGGAAAGGGGCTTCAGAGCAAGTCCTTAAGAGTTTCAAGAGATTGTCTCATAGCTGTTGCACGAATGGGATATGAATTTGCATCATTGGGAAATTCTCTACAAGATTCAGCATGTGACACCATATTAGCTGGAATAGCACGCTTTCTACATCCTGGATCTGAGCTAGAGGAAAGGCTCCTTGCATGTCTCTTCCTCTTTAACTATGCATCTAGCCAAG GAATGCAAAAACTTGTAAATATATCTGAACAACTGAGGGAATCACTAAGAAGGCTATCAAATGTGACCTGGGTGGCTGAGGAATTGGCGAAAGCAATAGATTATTCAATTCCATTGAATTTAGAAAAG AGTATTTCATATGGCCACACGCAATTTCTGGAGTTTGGACAAAAAAACAGTGGAGCAGTACATGCGCTTACATATTACAAGGGACAGCTTCACAGCGGCCATTCAGATGGGACAATTAAG GTGTGGGATATCAAGGGAAGATCAGTCAAGCTTGTACATGAGGTCAAGGAGCACAGAAAAACAGTGACATGCTTCGGACTCTTTGAGCCAGGAGACAGCCTCTTAAGTGGCTCAATGGACAAAACCATCAGG ATTTGGCAGATGGTAAAGCATAAGTTGGAGTGCTTGGCTGTAGTTGAGATGAAGGAACCAATTCAGAGAGTAGAGGCACATGACCGCCTCTTTTATGCAATTACGAGGAGTCGAGGTCTCAAG GTTTGTGATGCATCAGGGATTATCAAGGTTGtctgcaaaaacaaaaacttgagGACactttttgtagaaaaaaacaagatttaTCTAGGTTGCAGAGACTCAAGTGTTCAG GAGATAGATTTGGTTACTGATCAGAGACGTGAAATTGAAAGTCCTGCAAAGGGCTGGTGGATGAAAAACAGACCCATCAATTCTCTTCTTGTCTACAGAGACCTTCTCTATACTGCAGGTGCTTCTGTCAAAGGTTCAAACATCAAG GTAAGAAGACGGCAGAATGGGTCCCTTGTCACTATGGCAACAGCAGGCAAGAGAACAGTGATCCGGACAATGACGGTGGTAGAGGACTTTATGTACCTGAGTTGCAAGTCTTCACCAAGCATTGTTCAG GTCTGGCTGAGAGAGAAGCAGCAGAAAGTGGGGGCTTTTTCAGCCGGAAGCAAGATAACAAGCCTCATGGTTGCCAATGATATTGTTATCTGTGGAACTCAGATGGGGATGATTAAG GCATGGATTCCATCCTAG
- the LOC116262923 gene encoding pectinesterase inhibitor 6-like — protein MSLTPTIMAVFLFALFMGCFAHGDGNAYLRNACRVTQYRELCFNTFYTLPSAAKQNASALARSAISVTLAETKNVSQYILGLRELRLRGREKAALDDCVECFNDALDNLHKSLFEIRSLESSTFDFQVSNMQTWVSAVLTSQDTCLDGFNGTHGTVVERLNSTIGNVARITSNALALINTLAETGGRGLR, from the coding sequence ATGTCTCTGACACCCACCATAATGGCAGTCTTTCTCTTTGCATTGTTCATGGGGTGCTTCGCACATGGAGATGGAAATGCTTACCTTAGAAACGCCTGCCGTGTAACGCAGTATCGTGAATTGTGCTTCAATACATTCTATACTCTCCCATCTGCAGCAAAGCAAAATGCAAGCGCTCTTGCCCGCAGTGCGATCTCTGTGACGTTGGCAGAAACCAAGAATGTATCCCAGTATATACTGGGCCTGAGGGAGTTGAGGCTCCGGGGGAGAGAAAAAGCGGCCCTTGACGACTGCGTCGAGTGTTTCAATGATGCATTAGATAATCTTCACAAGTCCTTGTTCGAGATCCGCTCGCTGGAAAGCAGCACCTTCGACTTTCAGGTCAGCAATATGCAGACATGGGTGAGCGCCGTGCTAACCAGTCAAGACACGTGCCTAGATGGGTTCAATGGCACCCATGGGACAGTAGTGGAACGACTTAACAGCACGATAGGAAATGTTGCGCGGATTACAAGCAATGCTCTGGCTCTTATTAACACACTCGCCGAAACAGGTGGGCGTGGACTTCGTTGA